One genomic region from Streptomyces sp. Li-HN-5-11 encodes:
- a CDS encoding GH32 C-terminal domain-containing protein: MSTTTRPRRRLLAALAVLSGLGLIAASPATADTLYHEQYRPQFHFTPAQNWMNDPNGLIYYKGQYHLFFQYNPSGNTWGNMSWGHAVSTDLVHWKQLPLAIPQDDQEMIFSGSVVLDKNNSTGFGTKANPPLVAVYTSQQKATGKQEQALAYSTDGGTTWTKYSGNPVLDIGSTNFRDPKVFWYAPTRSWLMAVALSDQRKVSFYSSPDLKHWIHLSDFGPAGATGGVWECPDLFPLPVDGNPKKTKWVLVVGTQSIAGGTGTQYFTGDFDGKKFTSDDPATYTPPSGTVLQDFDSGSYGDWTATGDAFGSAPATGTLPNQQTVSGYQGSGLVNSFNSGDGSTGTLTSPDFTVSRRYLDFLVGGGNHPHVDGAGDGSAPPGQVFADFSGDTYGDGWTATGSFANSGPTTESLPGQLGPKTLDTYNPDGDPGTGTITSPTFTIASKYIDLQTAMGYHPNDLPNPTAVNLIVDGKVVASATGANSGDLDWNSWDTSAYIGKQAQIQVIDQNSGGWGHIAVGDIVFSDQPAAPRDDQTAVNLLVDGRVVRTATGSNSETLDWTSWDLKDLIGKKAQIQIVDHNKEGWGHILADDFTAADKPALSTLQRAHWSDYGEDFYAAGTYNDAPGGRRVMLAWMNNWNYGQAIPTSSWRSADTFPRQLSLRTVNGRTELVQQPVGELKSLRTSGTTVRPTTVTNGTTPLGVHGSTLELQAELTPGTADRSGLDVRTGSGQRTRIGYDTTTGEVYIDRTASGLVDFDPAFPGVQRAPLALDGKPVSLHILLDASSVEVYAQNASGQQVVLTDQIFPDPSSTGIDVFADNGTAELTRLRAWQLASIWK; encoded by the coding sequence ATGTCCACAACGACTCGTCCGCGCCGCAGACTCCTGGCCGCGCTGGCCGTCCTGTCCGGCCTCGGCCTCATCGCCGCCTCCCCGGCCACGGCCGACACGCTCTACCACGAGCAGTACCGGCCCCAGTTCCACTTCACCCCGGCCCAGAACTGGATGAACGACCCCAACGGCCTCATCTACTACAAGGGCCAGTACCACCTGTTCTTCCAGTACAACCCGTCCGGCAACACCTGGGGCAACATGTCCTGGGGCCACGCCGTCAGTACCGACCTCGTGCACTGGAAGCAGCTCCCGCTGGCCATCCCCCAGGACGACCAGGAGATGATCTTCTCCGGCAGCGTCGTCCTCGACAAGAACAACTCCACCGGCTTCGGCACCAAGGCCAACCCGCCGCTGGTGGCCGTTTACACCAGCCAGCAGAAGGCCACCGGCAAGCAGGAGCAGGCCCTCGCCTACAGCACCGACGGCGGCACCACCTGGACCAAGTACTCCGGCAACCCGGTCCTGGACATCGGCTCGACCAACTTCCGCGACCCGAAGGTCTTCTGGTACGCGCCCACGCGCAGCTGGCTGATGGCCGTCGCCCTCTCCGACCAGCGCAAGGTCTCCTTCTACTCCTCGCCTGACCTCAAGCACTGGATTCACCTGAGCGACTTCGGCCCGGCGGGCGCCACCGGCGGGGTGTGGGAGTGTCCGGATCTGTTCCCGCTGCCGGTCGACGGCAACCCGAAGAAGACCAAGTGGGTGCTGGTCGTCGGCACCCAGTCCATCGCCGGCGGCACTGGCACCCAGTACTTCACCGGTGACTTCGACGGCAAGAAGTTCACCTCCGACGACCCCGCCACCTACACCCCACCCAGCGGCACCGTGCTGCAGGACTTCGACTCCGGCTCCTACGGCGACTGGACCGCCACCGGCGACGCGTTCGGCTCCGCCCCCGCCACGGGCACCCTGCCCAACCAGCAGACCGTCTCCGGCTACCAGGGCAGCGGCTTGGTCAACAGCTTCAACAGCGGAGACGGCTCCACCGGCACCCTCACCTCACCGGACTTCACCGTCAGCCGGCGCTACCTCGACTTCCTGGTCGGCGGTGGCAACCACCCCCACGTCGACGGCGCCGGCGACGGATCGGCACCCCCCGGACAGGTCTTCGCCGACTTCTCCGGCGACACCTACGGCGACGGCTGGACCGCGACCGGCTCGTTCGCGAACTCCGGGCCCACCACCGAGAGCCTCCCCGGCCAGCTCGGCCCCAAGACCCTCGACACCTACAACCCCGACGGCGACCCCGGCACCGGCACGATCACCTCGCCCACCTTCACCATCGCCAGCAAGTACATCGACCTGCAGACCGCCATGGGCTACCACCCGAACGACCTGCCGAACCCGACCGCAGTCAACCTCATCGTGGACGGCAAGGTGGTCGCCTCCGCCACCGGCGCCAACAGCGGCGACCTCGACTGGAACTCCTGGGACACCAGCGCTTACATCGGCAAGCAGGCGCAGATCCAGGTGATCGACCAGAACTCCGGCGGCTGGGGTCACATCGCCGTCGGGGACATCGTCTTCTCCGACCAGCCCGCGGCTCCCCGCGACGACCAGACGGCCGTCAACCTCCTCGTCGACGGCAGGGTCGTCCGCACCGCCACCGGCTCCAACAGCGAAACCCTCGACTGGACGTCCTGGGACCTGAAGGACCTGATCGGCAAGAAGGCGCAGATCCAGATCGTCGACCACAACAAGGAGGGCTGGGGCCACATCCTCGCCGACGACTTCACGGCAGCCGACAAGCCCGCGCTCAGCACCCTGCAGCGCGCCCACTGGAGCGACTACGGCGAGGACTTCTACGCCGCCGGCACCTACAACGACGCCCCCGGCGGCCGACGCGTCATGCTCGCCTGGATGAACAACTGGAACTACGGCCAGGCCATCCCCACCAGCTCCTGGCGCAGCGCGGACACGTTCCCCCGCCAGCTGTCCCTGCGGACGGTGAACGGCAGGACCGAGCTGGTCCAGCAGCCGGTCGGAGAACTGAAATCCCTCCGCACCTCCGGCACGACCGTCCGGCCCACCACCGTAACCAACGGCACAACACCGCTCGGCGTCCACGGCAGCACCCTGGAACTCCAGGCCGAACTCACCCCGGGCACCGCGGACCGCTCCGGCCTGGATGTCCGCACCGGCTCCGGCCAGCGCACCCGCATCGGCTACGACACCACCACCGGCGAGGTCTACATCGACCGCACCGCCTCCGGCCTGGTCGACTTCGACCCGGCCTTCCCCGGCGTCCAGCGGGCCCCGCTCGCCCTCGACGGCAAACCCGTCAGCCTGCACATCCTCCTCGACGCGTCCTCCGTGGAGGTCTACGCCCAGAACGCATCCGGACAGCAGGTCGTCCTCACCGACCAGATCTTCCCCGACCCCTCCAGCACCGGCATCGACGTCTTCGCCGACAACGGAACCGCCGAACTCACCCGCCTGCGGGCGTGGCAACTGGCATCCATCTGGAAGTAA